Within Oncorhynchus nerka isolate Pitt River linkage group LG8, Oner_Uvic_2.0, whole genome shotgun sequence, the genomic segment ctttacaatgaagatctgtgaagttatttggatttttacgatttATCTTTgaaggacagggtcctgaaaacgggacatttctttttttgcagagTTTATTCCCGTTCAGTACAAATCCTCTTTGTTTTACTTGAGTATCACGGGGCTGTAATCAGCCTCTTCAAAATTCTCCTGATGCCCTTGCCCTTTCTATGACTAAAATATGTTAAAATCAATGCCATATGAGGCCACAACAAAAGTTGTattcaatatacagtaccagtcaaaagtttggacacacctactgattttagggtttttctttatttgtactattttttagattcttcaaagtagccaccctttgcctgggATAAAAATTGGGATAAAAATTCTCATgacattggctcaaatgcattaagaaggaaagaaattccacgtattagcttttaacaaggcacatctgttaatttaaatgcatcccaatttacagtagctattacagtgaaatatcaCCATTCTATTGTTTGAGGAGGGTGCACAGTTatcatgaaaagttattaataaacaaattaggcagtctttttatttatttattttactaggcaagtcagttaagaacaaattcttattttcaatgacggcctaggaacgacagatttttaccttgtcagctgggggatttgatcttgcaaccattCAAGtactaggccaacgctctaaccactaggctacctgccgccccaattgttCTGAAcaaaaatgcaatggttcattggatcagtctaaaactttgctcatacactgctgctatgtagtggccaaaatctaaattgcacctgggctgaataatatattatggcctttctctttcaTTTCAAAGATCATGGTACACAAAAATACAAAGAAAACATCGTTTTTTTTTCAATGTAATATCTTTTACcagatatattgtgttatattctactacattcctactacatttccacaaacttcaaagtgtatcctttcaaatggtaccaagaatatgcatatccttgctatagggcctgagctacaggcagttagatttaattatgtcattctaggcaaaaattgaaaatgacggcctaccaaaaggcaaaaagcCTCCTGCGGGGAggatatttaatttttttttttttttaaatcaatataaatataggataaaacacacatcacaacaagcgagacaacacaacatgacataaagagagacacaagacaacaacatagcatggcaggaacacatgacaacacagcatggtagcaacacaacataacaacaacatggtagcaacacaacatatcaacaacatggtagcaacacaacatggtagcagcacaacatggtagaaacacaacataacaacaacatggtagcaacacaacatggtagcaacacaacataacaacaacatggtagcaacacagcatggtagcaacacaacataacaacaacatggtagcaacacaacatagtagCAGCACAGcacctctttttcctgtagtccacaatcatctcctttgtcttgatcatgaagctggttgggagaatgccaagagtgtgcaaagctgtcttcaaggcaaagtgtggctacttagaggaaactcaaatataaaatattttttgatttgtttaacactgattccatatgtgttatttcatagttttgatgtctttattataattctacaatgtagaaaattgttcaaatatagaaaaaccctggaatgagtaggtgtgtccaaacttttgactggtactgtatgttgtggGTATAGAAACACAATTGTGAACAATCTGAATGTAAAAACAAGTCATGACTGACTGAGAAAATAGTTCATAGCTGCCTTCTGATGTTTATTAATCAGTCATTTAGAAACCATCTTAGTGAGCCTTGTACTGTTCCTTATacgttcatcatcatcatcatcatcatcaccattatcatcaccatcatcattatcaacaacatcatcatcaacaataGCGGAGAGACAGATATTGGCACTCAAATAATGCAACTCAAACCCTATCAGTCTCCTGCAGGAGGAAGAAGACACTCAATCATGAAACTCAAAACCTGTCAGCCGTGTGCAACATTCAAGAGGGCATTGTGACAGATTGTGCTATACAGTGTACCAATATACTTCAGAATGATTTCATTACATAGCGCTGTAAACTCTATCATTCAGAAATAATATATCTACTGATGTTTTCTCATTCAGGTAAAAGATATTCCCAGTTAAATTAAGGTTTTATTTATCTGTATTGTGGAAGGTTCCAAACCGAAGCAGTAGATCTCCTTTCAAGAGTTTGAATTGTGTCCTGCATTGTGTCCTGAATTGTGTCCTGCATTGTGTCCTGAATTGTGTCCTGCATTGTGTCCTGAATTGTGTCCTGAATTGTGTCCTGCATTGTGTCCTGCATTGTGTCCTGCATTGTGTCCTGCATTGTGTCCTGAATTGTGTCCTGAATTGTGTCCTGCATTGTGTCCTGCATTGTGTCCTGCATTGTGTCCTGCATTGTGTCCTGAATTGTGTCCTGCATTGTGTCCTGCATTGTGTCCTGCATTGTGTCCTGCATTGTGTCCTGCATTGTGTCCTGCATTGTGTCCTGAATTGTGTCCTGCATTGTGTCCTGCATTGTGTCCTGCATTGTGTCCTGAATTGTGTCCTGCATCCTGCATTGTGTCCTGCATTGTGTCCTGAATTGTGTCCTGCATTGTGTCCTGCATTGTGTCCTGCATTGTGTCCTGCATTGTGTCCTGCATTGTGTCCTGCATTGTGTCCTGAATTGTGTCCTGCATTGTGTCCTGCATTGTGTCCTGCATTGTGTCCTGAATTGTGTCCTGAATTGTGTCCTGCATTGTGTCCTGCATTGTGTCCTGCATTGTGTCCTGAATTGTGTCCTGCATTGTGTCCTGCATTGTGTCCTGCATTGTGTCCTGCATTGTGTCCTGCAGGTCATCTTTATGTTAGAAAAATACCGGGTTAATAACAGGTTAAAAGACCTACACCTTCAGTCATTCCGTTTAATGTACTGATAAACAGCGCCTGATTACACACCATTTGTTCATTAATAATGTAGATAAACTTGTGTTGGATTGGTATTTAACCTTTTTCTTCATATGTTGCTGATGAATGCTGATATCAAATAACTTTGGCAACGCCACGCTACTCTACTTTCCAAATGGAAACATGGGACATTTTGATAAGATTGTGAAAAGGTACAGCAATGGATAATGCAATGCCATTCATTGAGtactaggggagagtggggtatgttgagccATTTTTGTACATTCAGCATAACTTAGtcccagataggtgcagtgaaatatgTTGTTTTAGAGGGTCACTCATAGTAGTAAggtgcccctggagcaaattagggttaacgGCAGATTAGTCTCCTTGTCTGCTTTTATGTTATTGGCCAATGCTCTAACCGTTAATTATTCTAAcgaacaaagatatctacatatatttcaggatgttgtgtatccatgggaataatcagaattcatgtaaacatacCCTTTTTGAAAACATAGCAaaaaaaagtggtctcttggcacaacttgGCCCAGGTATGAATGGAGCATGTAGACAGGGTGAACACAGGAATACATTTCTAACACTTCGTACTTAAATAAAACCCACTTTTAACATCAGGCCCTGGTGTAACCTCATATCCCAGCGATAATACTTTGCATTacgcctgggaagaaaacactgGCCCTAGAGGGGGATCGAACCCAACTGAGGAAGACATTTTCCCTCATTTGAACTTGACTAAGCACACACGTGTTTATAAAAAGCAAAATTTTTCCAGTACAAAGAAAGGAGAAGAAACGTCTCTGATTATGCCTACTCAGACATGCTTTGTTTTCTCTAACAGAGATCGAGTTATATTACTAGCCTAAATTATGACTATGCAATCTTACTTATCACATTAGGAACGGTAGCCTATTTGAAATAAGTCTGAAAATGCGATGATAAATGCATGTCATCCTTTACTATAAAGATTTCATtttatggtaaaaaaaaaattgctTCTACCAACTTTGAAACTCACACTCCGCCTATGGATGTCCACATTTGAAGTCGGCCATGTTGTGACTTGATAGCCTGTTTTATGCATCTATTTCGCGACTCAATATTaggtaggtgttcctaatgttttgaatATGCCGTTCCACAGACCTTTAAACCTGATATTCGTCATTAATGGCTGACATCTTTTTTTGCTGTTGTTTTTTGCTGTTCTCCAAGTAGCATTTTAGAGTTTTTAAATTGTGTAGAAATGCAGTACATGAGCTTCAACTTCCCAATAATGTGTCCTTACCCCACTTTGCcgtaccctaggtttatctgaactgacgCCGCAGTGGCACAGACTAGCATCCAGCTAGATTTTGTTTCCAAAGATTAGATAATGACAGACTGTTCAATTAACACTGTTCCAAAGTATATCTACTTTTGTTTCACAGGCATTTTGTATTTCTAACCACATCGCACTTTTCTTATCTGAAGTTGTGTTATCGTCTGTGTTTCAAATGGCACTTTatcccctatacagtgcactacttttgacaagaggcATATGGCCttattcaaaagtagtgcactatattggggatAGCATGCCATTTTGGGACACACAGATTGCTTGACATTGTATGCTGAAGGAGGGCATGACATGGTCGATTGGATGTGGATTGGGTCCTGGTGTCCAGGGTGACTGTATATAAGGCCTGGGTTCTCCTACTCTAACTTCACTCACTGTGTCCAAGAAGAACCAGAAGCAACCATGATGAAGTGGGCTGTCCTCCTGTGTGCCCTAGTGGCCCTCTCCGAGTGTAATACCAAGTCAGTCATGTTCTTTTCTtcgtttttctttctttttttccgtCATATTCTGCTTATTGTTGTCAGCACCATTTCACCAGGTCAAATTCCTGGTACATGTAATTGGCGAATAATGGTGATTGCGATTGTGTGTTTTCAGAATCTCTCTGATCAAGGGGAAGACTGCCAGAGAGACCCTGATGGAGAAGGGTATATGGGAGGAGACCAGGCTGAAGTTCCCCTACAACCCTATGGCCAAGTTCTACCAGACCGGGGATGAGGCTATGACCAACGATGCTGATGTAAGGCACAGACAGAAGCAGTATGGTAATATACTGCATTAGCCTGGtgactgatcccagatctgttttttcTATATTGCCAATGAACATGGGAGatgtctacagtgcattcggaaagtattcagaccccttgactttttctacattttgtgacTTTACAGCCTTGTTCTTAAATGGATCATGTCTTTTttatcattatgggatattgtgtgtagattgatgagggacaaaaaacaattttatccattttagaataagactaacttaacaaaatgtgggaaaaatcaaggggtctgaatactttcctaatgcactgtagaCAAcgcaaacagacctgggaccagactATATTGGCTATATGATTATTGTTTCAAAAATGTCATTACATGTTGGATATTGTGACTGCATAGTTTGAACCCATTGGCGCTACTGTTTGTGTTCATGTCTTGCTTGAATTAAATGTACACTGGCATGATCAACTGAATTATGAGCTTAGAGCATATAGCCATGCTTATTGACTTGTAACTAGCTACATAGTTAGACAAATGCCTGTTTCCTCATAGTACTGTGAAATGTTCACCTGTGTGACCCTGACATCCAGTACATTtggatttattttacctttatttaactaggcaagtcagttaagaactaattcttattttcaatgacggcctaggaacagtgggttaactgcctgttcaggggcagaacgacagattttgtaccttgtcagctcagggatttgaacttgcaacctttcggttactagtccaatgctctaaccactaggctaccctgccgcctctacactctaaccactaggctaccctgccacctctacactctaaccactaggctaccctgccgcccctcccctctaaccactaggctaccctgtttcCCCGCCTCCTTGCAGTTGTCCTACTACGGCGTGATTTCTATTGgaacccctcccctctaaccactaggctaccctgtttcCCCGCCTCCTTGCAGTTGTCCTACTACGGCGTGATTTCTATTGgaacccctcccctctaaccactaggctaccctgtttcCCCGCCTCCTTGCAGTTGTCCTACTACGGCGTGATTTCTATTGgaacccctcccctctaaccactaggctaccctgtttcCCCGCCTCCTTGCAGTTGTCCTACTACGGCGTGATTTCTATTGGAACCCCTCCCCAGTCCTTCAACGTCATCTTTGACACGGGCTCCTCCAACCTGTGGGTTCCCTCTGTCTACTGCTCCAGCCAGGCCTGCCGTGAGTATACCGTAGGGGTATGAAGGATACTGCTGGAATTGAGGAATAGCTATATTTCCAATTGTTTCTGAGTAGTCTCTTGTGACAGAGTTGCAAAAAAAACGTTTCATATTGAGTACCTAGCCAGAGAATGAGAGACTTTGTTGTGGGTTGAGATgagaggatgaggtgaggatGAGGTGAGGATGAGGTGAGGGTGAGGTGAGGGTGAGGTGAGGGTGAGGTGAGGATGAGTTGAGGGTGAGGTGAGGATGAGGTGAGGATGAGGTGAGGATGAGGTGAGGATGAGGTGAGGGTGAGGTGAGGATGAGGTGAGGGTGAGGTGAGGATGAGGTGAGGATGAGGTGAGGGTGAGGTGAGGGTGAGGTGAGGATGAGGTGAGGGTGAGGTGAGGATGAGGTGAGGATGAGGTGAGGATGAGGTGAGGatgaggtgaggatgaggagaggatgaggtgagggTGAGGTGAGGATGAGGTGAGGGTGAGGTGAGGATGAGGTGAGGATGAGGTGAGGGTGAGCACCTTAAGGCTTACAGCATAACGGGATACTCTCAACACAATAAAAACATAGAATAGGATGAATGTGTTTTTATATTGTCCCATTTAGAGTGTGGATTGTAGAGGGTAACTCAATACCAATGAATAAATGAATGTTACATTTTTGCAATGGCACGGTATGTACTTAATGAACACGTTCATGTTTTGAATAGAGAACCATGCCGAGTTCAACCCTTCTCAGTCCAGCACCTTCACGTGGGCCAACAAGCCTGTTTCTATTCAGTACGGAACTGGCAGCATGACTGGGCAGCTGGCATACGACACTGTTTCGGTATGGAAATATAGCTCGCTACACATTATTATAATACATAcaattacatactgtacattacatacAATACAACCCCCAAATAATCTTCCAGTCAGCACCCGCCATCCCCTAGCAGTCCCATTTTATAACATCACATGCTAAAAAAATACACAAGTATATTAGTAACTGACTCCGGTGGAGTCAGCAAAGATTTATAATTACTATTTTAGGTACACTCAATATGGCCGCCGGTCCACACATCAACAATCAATTGAATGGGAAAACCTGTTCAAGTAGTTCTATTTCTATGGTGCCCAGTGACTGATGCCTGCTGTTCTGTTTTTCCAGGTGGGCGGTATCTCTGTGACTCAGCAGATCTTTGGTGccagtcagaccgaggctccctTCATGGCCAACATGGTTGCCGACGGTATCCTGGGCCTGGCTTTCCCCAATCTGGCGGCCTCTGGGGCCACACCAGTCTTTGACAATATGATGAGTCAGGGCCTCGTTTCCCAGAACCTCTTCTCTGTCTACCTGAGCGGGTAACATAGTAACTGCACTGTACAAATATACCTGGATGGGAGGTGGCCTTTTCTCTTAGTTGTGATATTAATATATAAGAATGTAAGAACAACCTTGTTGACCTTTCTCCTCCTCCAATAGAAACTCAgcagagggtagtgtggtgtctTTCGGAGACATTGAGTCTAACTACTACACCGGACAGATCGCCTGGATCCCCCTGTCCTCTGAGACCTACTGGCAGATCAACATGGACAGGTAGGCCTATATCCTGGTCCATATCCATACCAATATTCATGTATCATCCTTTCATGCAATCACCCACAATTCATTGGAGCAGTACATCAAATGAACATAACTACTTCAAGTCTGGAGCCTATGACTACATCTTGCTGTGCACTTAGCAAGTTGAAGTTTATTCGCTAACGACGAAAACACAACAGCAATAAATGTGCATAGAACCAAAGCTAGGAAGAACAGTTAAACTCAACTAGTGTTTGTCTTTCCAGCGTTACCATCAACGGTAACACAGTGGCTTGCAGTGGTGGGTGTCAGGCTATCGTAGATACCGGCACCTCCCTGATCGTTGGGCCAaccactgacatcaacaacaTGAACAGCTGGGTCGGAGCCACCACTGACCAGTATGGAGACGTGagtcactctctcacactctcacacacacacacacacacacacacacacacacacacacacacacacacacacacacacacacacacacacacacacacacacacacacacacacacacacacacacacacacacacacacacacacacacactctgactggTACAGAGATGTCCAACTATAAggcttttcacactactgagcagAACCAAGCCGAGCCAAACCAAGCTGCTCTAAGCTGCCCGGCCGTGTTAGTTGTTGGAACGACCGTGCTAAAAAGAATAAGTGGGAAGAGCAAATGTCTGAAACAGCATATTGTGGTTGGGACGGCATTgtagtgtgaaaagggtataAACCTTTTCTCTTGTTGTTGTTTTCCCCTCTGATTAACCACAGAATAAACTATAccatgatgttattgttcctctCCTAGGCCTCCGTGAACTGCAACAACATCCCCAACATGCCCGATGTGACCTTCACCCTCAACGGAAACGCCTTCACCATCTCTGCCTCCGCCTACACCTCCCAGGTAGTCTACTGAAGCACATGTTGTTACATACAACTCATCAGACCTATCTGGCCTTTAATGCTGATGCAAGCTCCTTCTTCAGAGCACCTGTACATCTGAGACTTGACCTTTCTTTTAGATCCTAGGAGCAAAGGGCCACATATAACTGactttcctcctctctgtctctatctctgtctttctctctctctatctctctatttctctctctctctgtagaactCCAACGGCTGCATGACTGGTTTTGGTAACGGTGGAACTCAGCAGCTCTGGATCCTTGGAGATGTCTTCATCAGGCAGTACTACGCCATCTTTG encodes:
- the LOC115133664 gene encoding pepsin A-like, coding for MMKWAVLLCALVALSECNTKISLIKGKTARETLMEKGIWEETRLKFPYNPMAKFYQTGDEAMTNDADLSYYGVISIGTPPQSFNVIFDTGSSNLWVPSVYCSSQACQNHAEFNPSQSSTFTWANKPVSIQYGTGSMTGQLAYDTVSVGGISVTQQIFGASQTEAPFMANMVADGILGLAFPNLAASGATPVFDNMMSQGLVSQNLFSVYLSGNSAEGSVVSFGDIESNYYTGQIAWIPLSSETYWQINMDSVTINGNTVACSGGCQAIVDTGTSLIVGPTTDINNMNSWVGATTDQYGDASVNCNNIPNMPDVTFTLNGNAFTISASAYTSQNSNGCMTGFGNGGTQQLWILGDVFIRQYYAIFDRQNNYVGLAQAA